The Chlamydiota bacterium genome includes the window GTTTCGGCGGCGTCTTCAATGGGAGGCACCATGAGGAAGGTCACGGCGGCGGTGACGGCATGCGCGCTTCTGGCGTCTCTGGCGGGGTGCGCGCTGGTCAGCGACAAGAAGAAGCGCGACGAGAAGGGGGAGAAACGCCGGATCAAGGTGTTGGGGGTCCCCGTCTGGAAGAGCGAGAAGCCCGCGCCGCGGCCGTCGATGTAGGGGCTTCCGCCGCGCCGGGATGCGTCAGCGCAGCGCGCTGTTCGCCTCGCGGAGTTCGTGTGCTATCGAAACGAGCGCGTTCCGGATGAACGCCGGGGTGTGCGCGGGGGCGCCGGACGCCTCGACCTGAAGCCCCTCCTCGACGCGGCCGAGGAAACCGGAGAGCGCCTCGTCCGGGAGCGGGGAGGGGGAGGCGGCCCACCGCTTCAGATCCCGGAGCAGCGGCTGGTCGGGGCGATAGTCGCCCCCCTCCATGAACGGGTTGACGGGCGGCGGGTTGCCGGCGAACTGGAACCCCTTCAGCGCGACGATGAGCGGCGTGAAGTCGCGCCCGGTCCTGAGCCGGGGGAACTGGTACTCGATGACCTTGGACTGTATCTCCCCGTCCGGCGAGTGGAGATTCTCGCGCGAGAAGTAGAGCCCGCCCCGGGGGTCCTCGATCTCCCGGTTGTGGATGCGCGTCTCCCGCACGGCGCCGCTCCGGTCCCGCCGGAGATCCCCGCCGAGGAGCAGCAGGCAGAGCAGGTCGGCGCGACGCGGCGGAGGCCCGCTGCGAAGCCCCGGGGGGATCTCGATCGAGAGGTGGAGGCTGTGGGGCCGCACCCCGCAGAACGCAGCCGCCTCACGGATGAGGGAGGCGAGGAGGCGCGGGTCGTTCGTCACCGGCATGGACAGGTCGCCGGCGATCTTCAGGCGCCCGAGCGCGTACTCGAGGAATCCGCGGCACCGCTCCCCGGGGGGGCAGGCCGCCCGATGCGTGTCCACGTGCATCCCGAGCTTCCAGCCGCGCCTGAGCAGGTCGAAGTCGGCGGTCCAGTAAAAGCCGTCGAACAGGGGATCCATCCCCGGCGCGGCGCCGATCGCCGCGGCGCCGAGCGGGCTGAACTCGAGCTCCGCGCCGAGCGGCGCGCTCCCCGGCTGCGCCTCGCGCACGGCGAGCCGGCAGGTCGCCGCCGCATCGTTTGCGTCGAAGAGGCGCGCCGCGACGGCGATGGCCCGGACGGCGTAGTCGAGGTACTCCCGTCCTTCCCGCAGCGTCCCGCAGCCGTCCCGCTCGATGAGCCGGTCGAGCTCGCCGCCGCTTCGATTCAGACAGTCGAGGGCGGCATGGGCGCTCGACGCGTGCGCGTAGAACCCCTCCGGGGCGGCGACCAGATCGCCGAAGCGCGACAGGATCCGCGCCTCCGTGTGGCTGAAGACGATCTGCCGGGCCGTCAGGCGCAGGTACGCGGCCGCGTACGGGCGGGCCGGGTGGTCGGGCCTCCACAGCGGGGCGAGCGTGGGGATGCCGGGATGGCGCAGGGCGCGGCGTATCTCCTCGCGGCCCGGCGGCCTTCCGCCGCGCGCGGCGGCGCACAGCTCCTCGATCGTCCCTCCGAGCAGTTCCCGCAGGACGACCATCTCCTCGGGGCCGGGGCGTCTCCCCGTCAAACGCGCGGCCTCCTCCTCGAGGATCTCGTCGACGAGGACCGCGGCGTCCGCGGCGGCGGGCTCCCCGTCGCCGAGGTAGCGCCCGATCCGATCCGGATTTGCCACGTAGGCGTGCGCGCGACGGGTCTCCCCGCCCCGCACGCAGGTCACCGGCAGGCGGCGGTACATGTCCCCCTCCGCCTCGTACGCGTCGAGCGCCGCGAGCTGCGCGCGGGGGATCCCCTCCACGAGCCACCCCCTCACCGTCTCCCCCTCCTGCGGGACGATGTAGGCGTAGCCGTACGGCGGCGTGACGCGCCGGTAGCCGCGGAGGACGCACGGCCTCTTCGGGAAGATCCTCCCGGTGAGGGCGCGCATCGTGCGGTCGTAGGCCAGCGTGCCGTACACGAACAGGTCGACCGGGCCGTCGTCGCTCATCTCGAAGACGAGTATACCCGATGCGGTCCGCGGCAGAAAGCGATTGTGGCCCCGGGAGGAACTGCTATACTGGCCCGGAGGGGCTGGGGGCAGCCGCCTGCCCGCCCCCGCGGGAGGAGGGACGGATGACCACGGAAAAAGAGCGTGAAGCGCTCGACTACCACCGCCTCGGCCGGAGGGGCAAGATCGAGGTCGTTCCCACCAAACCGTGCCGGACGCAGAAGGATCTTTCGCTCGCCTACACCCCGGGCGTGGCGGTTCCGAGCCTCGCCATCGCCGCCTCCCCCGACGAGGCCTTCTCCCTGACCGCGCGGGGGAACCTCGTCGCGGTCGTCTCGAACGGAACGGCGGTGCTCGGTCTCGGCGACATCGGGGCGCTCGCGAGCAAGCCGGTGATGGAGGGGAAGGCGGTCCTCTTCAAGCGGTTCGCCGACATCGACGCCTTCGACATCGAGGTGAACTCCAGGGACGTCGATGAGCTCATCGGCTTCATCAAGCTCCTGGAGCCGACGTTCGGGGGGATCAATCTGGAGGATATCAAGGCCCCCGACTGCTTCCCGATCGAGGAGGCGTGCGAGCGCGACATGCGGATACCGGTCTTCCACGACGACCAGCACGGCACGGCGATCATCTCGGGCGCCGCGCTCCTCAACGCGCTCGAGATCGCGGGCAAGAGGATCGAGGAGTGCCGGGTGGTCTTCAGCGGCGCGGGCGCGGCCGGCCTCGCCTGCGCGCGGTACTACCTCAGCCTGGGGGTGAAGAAGGAGAACCTCGTCCTCTCCGACATCGGGGGGATCCTGCACGAGGGGCGCACGGAGGGGGTGAACCGGTACCTACAGCCGTTCTTGGCCAAGACGAAGGCGCGCACCCTCGCCGAGGCGATGCGGGGCGCCGACGTCTTCATGGGGGTCTCCGCCAAGAACCTCGTCACCCCGGAGATGGTGCGGTCGATGAACCGCGCCCCGGTCGTCTTCGCCATGGCGAACCCGGACCCCGAGATCACCTACCAGGACGCCAAATCGGCGAGGCCCGACGTCATCGTCGCGACCGGGCGGTCGGACTTCCCGAATCAGGTCAACAACGTCCTCGGGTTCCCGTTCATCTTCCGCGGCGCGCTCGACGTCCGGGCCACGCACATCAACGAGGCGATGAAGCATGCCGCCACCCGGGCGCTCGCGGCGCTTGCGCGCGAGGAGGTCGTCGACGAGGTGCGGGAGGCGTACGGGGGGGAAACGTTCTCCTTCGGGCCCGACTACATCATCCCCAAACCGTTCGACCCGCGCGCGCTCCTGCGGGTGGCCCCGCAGGTGGCGCGGGCGGCGATGGAGAGCGGCGTGGCGCAGGCGCCGATCGCGGACTGGGCCGCCTACGACAGGGAACTCGAGGAACGGCTGAACGTCATCCGGGCGCGGGCGCGCTGAGGGCCGCCGCGCGCCGCACGGGGCGGAACGGTCAGACGGCCACCTTGATCGTGCTGGCGAGCCAGACGAGGGCGGCCATGCCGGCGCAGATGATGACGAAGGAGACGAGCGGCATGAGACCGGTCGCCTTGCCGCCGGTCTTCCGCATGATGGAGACGTTCAGCACGACGCCGGTGAAGAAGATCGCGAACCCGATGAGGAGTTTTAGGAAGATTTCCATACGCACCCCCCCCTTGACGTGCACCCCTCATTATCCACGATGCGGGCCGTCCCGTCAAAGGCGAACTGGGGCCCCGAGGTGAGGATGTCGCGCCCCCGCCTCTATCCGCTCGGCGCGGCGGTCATCCTCTCCGTGCCGCTCGTCCTCTCGGCCCTGAGCGTCCGGCGCCTCTCGATCACCTACGACGAGCCGTGCCATTTTCGGTACGGGTACCAGCTGCTCGTCGAGCGCACCGCCCGGCGTTTCGCGGACTCGACGATGCCCGTCTCCGCGCTGAACGCCCTCCCGCGCGCCGCGGGGGCGCTCTGTGCCCCGTTCCCCGGCGCACGGGCCGCGGCGCGACGTCTGCACGACCCGAAGAGCGGGCGCTGGGCGACGATCCTCGCCGCCCTGCTCCTCGGCGCCCTGGTCTGCCGCTGGGCCCGGGAGCTCTACGGGCCGGCCGCGGGCCTCTTCTCCCTCTCCCTGTACGCGTTCGACCCCAACATCATCGCGCACGGCATGCTCGTCACCACCGACCTCTACGCCGCCCTCCTGATGACGGCCGCCCTGTACTGTTTCTGGCGGTTCGAGGCGCGCCCCGGCCCGGCGCGGGGGGCGGCGTGCGCCTTCGCGCTCGGCCTCGCCCAACTCGCCAAGCACGCCGCCTTCCTCCTCTACCCGGTCTTTCTGGTCATCGCGTGCGCGCGCCATGCGGGGGGGCTGCGGCGGCGGATCGCCGCGCGGGATCTCCGCGGGCTCGTCGGGCGCGCGGCGGCCGCCGCGGGGTGGGCGATCCTCTTCGCCGGGGCGAGCGCGGCCGTGATCAGCGCGGGATTCCTCTTCGAGGGGGTCGGCGCCCCGCTCGAGTCGTACGCGTTCAAGAGCCGGTTCTTCGCCGCGGCGCGGGCGCGCGCGGGACCCCTCGCCCGCCTCCCGCTCCCGCTGCCGGCGCCGTACCTCGAGGGGCTCGACTGGTCGCGTCACTACGACGAGACCGGGGGGGTCTCGGGGAATCTGTACCTGTTCAAGGAACTCAGGCCGCGGGGGACCGGATTCCCCGGCTACTATCTCGCCGCCTTCGTCTTCAAGACGCCGCTCGCGCTCCAGGCGTGCCTCGCGGCGGCGCTCGTCGCCCTCCCGGGGCGGCGGCGCAGGGCGCGGTTCATGGACGACGAGCTGTTCCTGCTGGCGCCGCTGGCCGCCGCCGCCGTCTGGTTCGCGTTCTTCTTCCGCACCCAGGTGGGGGTGCGCTACATCCTGTTCGTCTACCCGCTCATCCAGATTCTCTGCGGAGGCCTCGTCGCGGGGTGGGAGCGATTCGGCCCCGCGCGGAGGGCGGCGCTCCTCGCGGCCCCCGTGCTGCTCCTCTCATCGACCCTCTCCTGGCACCCCCACTTCATCCCGTACTTCAACGAACTCGTCCCTGACCGCACCCGCTGCCACGAGATCCTGGCGGACTCCAACATCGACTGGGGGCAGGCCGAATGGTATCTGCGGCGATGGCGGAGAACGCACCCGGAGGCGGTCGTGAACCCCGAGAGGCCGGTGGCGGGGAGGGTGGTGGTCGGGGTCAACCTGCTCACGGGGGTCTTCCTCCCGGAGCGCTACCGGTGGCTGCGGGAGAACTTCTCGCCGACGGGGCACGTGGCGCACGCGTATCTGATCTACGACGTCGCCCCGGAGGAGCTCGAGCGGCTCGGGCTCGGGGAGGGGGAGCTCAGCGCGCCACCCGCGCCCCGCGGACCTCGACGGTCTTCACCCGGTACCGGTCCGCCTCGGTGACGCGGAACCGCAGATTCTCGTAGGCGACCTCGTCGCCGGGGGAGGGGACCCGGCCGAACAGGTGCGTCACGAACCCCGCCACCGTCTCCGCGACCCCGACCGGCATCCGGTCCTGGAAGAGGGCGTTGAACCTCTCGACCCGCATCCGCGCGTCCACGACGATCGAGTCCGCGCCCTTGCGCCAGCCGGCGGGCTCCTCGGTGTCGTACTCGTCGTCGATCTCCCCGACGATCTCCTCGACGATGTCCTCCATCGTGAGGACCCCCGCGGCGCCCCCGTATTCGTTCACCACGATCGCGATGTGCCTCCCCGCGGCCTGCAGATCGGCGAGCGCGGTTTCGATCGAGGCGGACTCGGGTATGACGTGGGGCGGGCGTGCGATCTCCCCGGCGCGCGCCTCCTCGGGCACCCCCGCGAGGTCGGTGGCGTTGATGACGCCCGTGATCCGGTCGATCCGGTCCCGATAGATCGGGATGCGCGAGTGGCCGTCCTCGTCGAGGAGCGCGAGGAGGTCCCCGACGGTCGCCGACTCCGGGGCGGCCGTGACCTCGATGAGCGGGACCATCGCCTCCCGGACCGTGGTCTTGCCGAAGCGGAAGATCTCCTCGATCATCTCCTTCTCCTCCCGCCGCAGGACCCCCGAGGCGTGGCTCTCCTTGAGCAGGAGCTCGATCTCCTCCTTGGTCACGAACGGGTTCTTTTTCGACCGCCCGCGGGTGAAGAGCATCGAGATCCCCTTGCCCATCGTCGAGGCGGTCCAGACGAGGGGGAAGAGGGCGTAGTAGGCGGCGCGGAGCGGGGCCGCGCAGAGGATGCAGAGCGTGTTGGCGTACTGGCGCCCGTAGGCCATCGGGATGATCTGCCCGACGATGAGCACGAACGGCCAGTAGATGGCGATGGAGACGAGGTTCTCCAGATTCCTCGGCACGACGTGCGAGACCATGTTGTTGAGGATGCAGGAACCGATGACCACGGTGACGTTGTAGCCCACGAGGGTGGTGGCGAGCAGGTTCCTCGGCTCGTCGAGGAACCGCTGGACGATGCGCGCCATCCGCTGGCCGAGCTCGGCGCGGTGGCGGATCCGCAGCCGGTTGCAGGAGATCAGCGCCATCTCGGAGCCGGCGAAGAACGCCTGGAGGAGCAGGCAGAGCAGGATGACGGCGATTCCGCCGAGGATCATCGCGGCTCCTCCCGGCACACGATGATCTCGCGTACCCTGCTCTTCTGCGCGGCCGAGACGGTGAAGACGAGCCCCCCGTGCCGGACGCGGTACCCCTCGGGGGGGATCCGTCCGGCGCGGGCGGTGAGGAAGCCGCCGATCGTGGTGTTCCCCTCGTCCCTGAGGTCGGCGCCGAAGAGCCGGTTGAATTCGGCGATCTCCATCCGCGCCCGCACCCTGAAGCGGCCCGGCTCGATCTCCTCGTGGAGCGGCGCCGCCGACTCGCCCTTGTCGCGGATCTCGCCGATGATCTGCTCGATCAGATCCTCGAGCGTGACGAGCCCCGCGACGCCGCCGTACTCGTCCACGACGAGGGCGATATGGACCTTCCTGCGCTTGAACTCCCGCAGCAGCGACGAAGCGGTCTTCGTCTCGGGGACGAAGGTGGCCGGGCGCAGGATCCCCCTGAGCTCGGCCTCCGGGGCCCTCCCGCGCCGGCTGAGCAGATCCTTCGCGTAGAGCACCCCGAGGATGTTGTCGAGCGTCTTCTCGTAGACGGGGATGCGGGAGTAGCCGCTCCGGCGGATCTCGTCCCTGATCTCGGCGAGGGGGCGGTTGACCTCGAAGGCGACGATCTCCCGCCGGGGGCGCATCAGCGTCGTGACCCGGCGGCTGGAGAAGTCGAGGACCGCATGGATCATCCGCCGCTCCCTCGTGTCCACGACGCCCTCGCGCGAACCGATGGTGATCGCGGTCTTGATCTCGGCCTCGGTGACGGCGTATTCCGCCTGGGAGCGGGGCGGGGCGAGGAGCCCCCCCAGCCGGTCGGAGGCGTACATGACCGCCACCCGGACCGGGCTGAGGGCCCAGCCGATGAAATGGATCACGGGAGCGACCAGCGGGGCGAGCCGGGTGTTGAGCTGGATGGCGATCGTCTTCGGCGTGACCTCGCCCATCACCAGGATGGCGAACGTCATCACCAGAATCGCCAGCGCCGTCCCCTGGTTGCCGAACGCCGAGCGCAGGAGCGACTCGCCGAGCGTCGAGGAGAGCATGTTGACGAACATGTTGCCGACGAGGATCGAGGTCAGGAGCCAGCGCGGGTTGGCGAGGAGCCAGGCGATGAGGGGGCCGCGCCGGGTGCGCGAGAGCTTCTTCACCTGGAACGGGGAAAGGGAGAAGAGGGTGGTCTCCGTGCAGGAGAAGAAGAACGAGCAGCAGAGCAGGGCCAGGATCGCGGCGAGGTAGTAGGCGGTGGCGCGATTCAAGGGCGCGGAACTCTCCTGCGGGCGGCGCGGATCATTCCGCCGCGATTCGTTTCTCCCCGGGCGGCTGTCCGCCGGGGCCCACCTCGAGGGCGCTCTTGCACCCCTGGACGATGTAGTCGAAGCCGTAGAGCACCGTCTTGAAGATGCCGAGGAAACGGGCGCTCTCCTCCTTCACCTGCGCGAGCTCCCCCTCGGCCGCCGCGAGGCGCATCTTCAGCTCGGCGCAGTCGCGGCCGCAGACCGCCAGGTCCCGCCCGTGCTCCTCCGACTGGGCGGAGAGCGCGGCGACGCGGCGCGACAGCTCCTCGATATTCAAACGGTCGAGGCGGCGGCGCACCTGGCGTGCGTGCAGGAAGACGGCCGCAGCGAGCAGCACGAGCGATACGGGGGTGATCCATTCGAGGATCCAGGCAAGCTGGGGCGGCATTGCGGCACTCCTCTGCGGCGTCGGCCGATCGGTACCCGCCCCGCCCGCGGCGCGCCGCGTCCCGCCGGGACGGGGTGCGCTCAGGCGGCCTTGCCGCCGCAGCCGAGCGCCAGAATCTTCCTCCGCACCACCTCCCTGATGGCGTCCCGCGCGGGGCCGAGGTAGTGGCGCGGGTCGAAGTTCGCGGGGTTCTCCGCGAAGCATTTGCGGATCGTCCCGGTGATGGCGAGACGGATGTCGGTGTCGATGTTGACCTTGCAGACGTTCATTTTCGCCGCGCGGCCGATCATCTCCTCGGGGACGCCGCGCGACCCCTCGATCCGGCCCCCGTAGCGGTTGCAGAACTCGACCAGATCCTGCGGCACGCTCGAGGCGCCATGCAGCACGAGCGGGAATCCCGGGAGGCGCGCCTGGATCTCCTCGAGCCGCTCGAAGTCGAGTTTCGGCTCGCCTTTGAACTTGTAGGCGCCGTGGCTGGTCCCGATCGCGACCGCGAGCGAGTCGCAGCCGCTCCGCTCGACGAACTCCTGCGCCTGGTCCGGGTTGGTGAAGATGGCGTCCTTCTCGCTCACGGAGATGTTGTCCTCGACCCCCGCGAGCTTGCCGAGTTCCGCCTCGACCGAGACGCCGCGCGCGTGGGCGTACTCCGCGACCTTCCTGGTGAGGGCGATGTTCTCCTCGAACGGGTGCTTGGACCCGTCGATCATCACGGAGGTGAACCCGCCGTCCACGCACGCCTTGCAGATCTCGAAATCCTCCCCGTGGTCCAGGTGCAGGACGATCGGGAGGTCGCAGGTCTCGAGGGCGGCCTCGACGAGTTTCTTGAGGTACTCGTGCCGGGCGTACTTCCGGGCGCCGGCGGAGAATTGGAGGATCAACGGGGCGCGCTCGGCCACGCCGGCCTCGACGATCCCCTGGATGATCTCCATATTGTTGACGTTGAACGCCCCGAGCGCGTAGCGCCCCGCGAGCGCGTCGGCGAAAAGCTTTTTCGTGGTGACCAGCGGCATGATGGATCCCCTCCGAAGGTTGGAAAATGCCGCGCCTTCCGCGGGCATCGGCCCGCGGCGCCGACGACAGTATGCCACAGCGGCCGGAGGGGGCGCAACAGATTTAGGCGCGGCTGTCGGGGGCCGCGTGCGTCCTGTTCCCGGTGGCCAAGCGCCGCGGCGGATGGTATCGTTGACGAGAGGGAGGGCGTTGCGTGGAAAACTCCGTTGTCGCCGGCGTCTTCGACGAGATCGCGAACATACTCGACATACTCGGGGAGAACCCGTTCCGGATCCGCTCGTACCGCGCCGCCGCGCGGCGCATCGCCGATATGCCGGAGAGCGTGACGGCGATGGCGCGGGAGGGGCGCGATCTCACCGCCGTCCCCGGCATCGGCGTCTCCATCGCGGAGAAGGTGCGGGAGATCGCGGCGACGGGGAGATGCGCCTTCCTCGCCGATCTGCGCGGGAAGATCCCGCGCGGCCTCCCGGAGCTTCTGAGGATCGAGGGGCTGGGGCCGAAAAAGGTCAAGCTCTTCCACGAGCGCCTGGGGATCGATTCCGTCGACCGGCTCGAAGAGGCCGCCCGGAGCGGGGCGCTCAAGAAGCTTCCCGGGATGGGGGGGAAGAGCGAGGAGAACCTCCTCGGGGCGATCGGCCGGTATCGGGCGGGGCGGGGGAGGTTCACGCTCTCGACCGGGATCGAGTACGCGGAGTCGCTCGCCCGCTTCCTCCGGGAAGCGAGAGGGACCGCGGCGATCGAGGCGGCCGGGAGCGTCCG containing:
- a CDS encoding gamma-glutamylcyclotransferase — translated: MSDDGPVDLFVYGTLAYDRTMRALTGRIFPKRPCVLRGYRRVTPPYGYAYIVPQEGETVRGWLVEGIPRAQLAALDAYEAEGDMYRRLPVTCVRGGETRRAHAYVANPDRIGRYLGDGEPAAADAAVLVDEILEEEAARLTGRRPGPEEMVVLRELLGGTIEELCAAARGGRPPGREEIRRALRHPGIPTLAPLWRPDHPARPYAAAYLRLTARQIVFSHTEARILSRFGDLVAAPEGFYAHASSAHAALDCLNRSGGELDRLIERDGCGTLREGREYLDYAVRAIAVAARLFDANDAAATCRLAVREAQPGSAPLGAELEFSPLGAAAIGAAPGMDPLFDGFYWTADFDLLRRGWKLGMHVDTHRAACPPGERCRGFLEYALGRLKIAGDLSMPVTNDPRLLASLIREAAAFCGVRPHSLHLSIEIPPGLRSGPPPRRADLLCLLLLGGDLRRDRSGAVRETRIHNREIEDPRGGLYFSRENLHSPDGEIQSKVIEYQFPRLRTGRDFTPLIVALKGFQFAGNPPPVNPFMEGGDYRPDQPLLRDLKRWAASPSPLPDEALSGFLGRVEEGLQVEASGAPAHTPAFIRNALVSIAHELREANSALR
- a CDS encoding glycosyltransferase family 39 protein, yielding MSRPRLYPLGAAVILSVPLVLSALSVRRLSITYDEPCHFRYGYQLLVERTARRFADSTMPVSALNALPRAAGALCAPFPGARAAARRLHDPKSGRWATILAALLLGALVCRWARELYGPAAGLFSLSLYAFDPNIIAHGMLVTTDLYAALLMTAALYCFWRFEARPGPARGAACAFALGLAQLAKHAAFLLYPVFLVIACARHAGGLRRRIAARDLRGLVGRAAAAAGWAILFAGASAAVISAGFLFEGVGAPLESYAFKSRFFAAARARAGPLARLPLPLPAPYLEGLDWSRHYDETGGVSGNLYLFKELRPRGTGFPGYYLAAFVFKTPLALQACLAAALVALPGRRRRARFMDDELFLLAPLAAAAVWFAFFFRTQVGVRYILFVYPLIQILCGGLVAGWERFGPARRAALLAAPVLLLSSTLSWHPHFIPYFNELVPDRTRCHEILADSNIDWGQAEWYLRRWRRTHPEAVVNPERPVAGRVVVGVNLLTGVFLPERYRWLRENFSPTGHVAHAYLIYDVAPEELERLGLGEGELSAPPAPRGPRRSSPGTGPPR
- a CDS encoding HlyC/CorC family transporter encodes the protein MILGGIAVILLCLLLQAFFAGSEMALISCNRLRIRHRAELGQRMARIVQRFLDEPRNLLATTLVGYNVTVVIGSCILNNMVSHVVPRNLENLVSIAIYWPFVLIVGQIIPMAYGRQYANTLCILCAAPLRAAYYALFPLVWTASTMGKGISMLFTRGRSKKNPFVTKEEIELLLKESHASGVLRREEKEMIEEIFRFGKTTVREAMVPLIEVTAAPESATVGDLLALLDEDGHSRIPIYRDRIDRITGVINATDLAGVPEEARAGEIARPPHVIPESASIETALADLQAAGRHIAIVVNEYGGAAGVLTMEDIVEEIVGEIDDEYDTEEPAGWRKGADSIVVDARMRVERFNALFQDRMPVGVAETVAGFVTHLFGRVPSPGDEVAYENLRFRVTEADRYRVKTVEVRGARVAR
- a CDS encoding HlyC/CorC family transporter is translated as MNRATAYYLAAILALLCCSFFFSCTETTLFSLSPFQVKKLSRTRRGPLIAWLLANPRWLLTSILVGNMFVNMLSSTLGESLLRSAFGNQGTALAILVMTFAILVMGEVTPKTIAIQLNTRLAPLVAPVIHFIGWALSPVRVAVMYASDRLGGLLAPPRSQAEYAVTEAEIKTAITIGSREGVVDTRERRMIHAVLDFSSRRVTTLMRPRREIVAFEVNRPLAEIRDEIRRSGYSRIPVYEKTLDNILGVLYAKDLLSRRGRAPEAELRGILRPATFVPETKTASSLLREFKRRKVHIALVVDEYGGVAGLVTLEDLIEQIIGEIRDKGESAAPLHEEIEPGRFRVRARMEIAEFNRLFGADLRDEGNTTIGGFLTARAGRIPPEGYRVRHGGLVFTVSAAQKSRVREIIVCREEPR
- the fba gene encoding class II fructose-1,6-bisphosphate aldolase → MPLVTTKKLFADALAGRYALGAFNVNNMEIIQGIVEAGVAERAPLILQFSAGARKYARHEYLKKLVEAALETCDLPIVLHLDHGEDFEICKACVDGGFTSVMIDGSKHPFEENIALTRKVAEYAHARGVSVEAELGKLAGVEDNISVSEKDAIFTNPDQAQEFVERSGCDSLAVAIGTSHGAYKFKGEPKLDFERLEEIQARLPGFPLVLHGASSVPQDLVEFCNRYGGRIEGSRGVPEEMIGRAAKMNVCKVNIDTDIRLAITGTIRKCFAENPANFDPRHYLGPARDAIREVVRRKILALGCGGKAA